In the genome of cyanobacterium endosymbiont of Braarudosphaera bigelowii, one region contains:
- the mrdA gene encoding penicillin-binding protein 2, translating to MWKKKGSQFHWQNLIKKKNYGFRIFREKKNNLTIGQNSQSLLIMMFISFVLLGAIGSRLFFLQLVEGKNYRGKSENNRVRVMPKPPIRGTIFDRKGRILASNRFSHSVYLWPVVVSQPNWPKNRKSLAHLLSISEENIEAKISESINKKTGYSSSILIKIASRLNPAQITALEEFKEELDGLEMDIENIRNYPNKEIGAHILGYIGELSSQELKEKQSEGYLLGDSVGRMGIESAYEKKLRGEWGGIELEVNGAGKITKVLGRKAAKLGKDITVTLDLDIQKAAEFALRQRTGAVVAIEPYTGQILAMASSPTFDPNFFSTPLAPKTWKQLQQKDAFLLNRVLQGFPPASTFKIVTSTAAMESGKYPPDTILSTSPYLSVGGTHFREWNRLGFGKIGYIKALALSSNTFHGQIGLKIGEDDLVRYARLYGFGSKTGIELEEEKIGLIADNIWKKKKHKGNWTDGDTVNMSLGQGFTKATPLQVAIMFSVIANGGYRIKPQLLKKVYEKEYLKSYIGFKSSTIRTLREGLRAVVLSGTGKILNVPSLPPVAGKSGTAEAPPRKSHAWFGGFAPYNSPEIVVVAFVEHSGGGGGTIAAPIVRQVMEAYFKHNRSLNSINNRKNLSINLN from the coding sequence ATGTGGAAAAAAAAAGGCTCTCAATTCCATTGGCAAAACTTAATTAAAAAAAAGAATTATGGCTTTCGAATTTTTAGGGAAAAGAAGAATAACTTAACTATCGGACAAAATAGTCAATCATTATTAATAATGATGTTTATCAGTTTTGTTTTGTTAGGAGCTATAGGCAGCCGTTTGTTTTTTTTACAGCTAGTAGAAGGTAAAAATTACAGAGGTAAATCTGAAAATAATCGTGTCCGTGTCATGCCAAAACCACCTATCCGAGGTACTATATTTGATAGAAAAGGACGTATTTTAGCTTCAAACCGTTTTAGTCATTCAGTTTATTTATGGCCTGTCGTTGTTAGCCAGCCTAATTGGCCTAAAAATAGAAAATCTTTAGCACACTTACTTTCTATTTCTGAAGAAAATATTGAAGCTAAGATAAGTGAGAGTATAAATAAAAAGACGGGATATTCTTCTTCAATTTTAATTAAAATTGCTAGTCGGCTTAATCCTGCTCAAATAACTGCATTAGAAGAATTCAAAGAGGAGCTCGACGGATTAGAAATGGATATTGAAAATATTCGTAATTATCCTAATAAAGAAATAGGTGCTCATATACTAGGATATATTGGAGAGTTAAGTAGTCAGGAATTAAAAGAAAAGCAGTCTGAAGGTTATCTTTTAGGTGATTCTGTTGGAAGAATGGGAATCGAGTCTGCCTATGAAAAAAAGTTAAGAGGTGAATGGGGAGGTATTGAGTTAGAGGTAAATGGAGCAGGTAAAATCACTAAAGTATTGGGACGTAAAGCAGCAAAACTAGGTAAAGATATTACTGTCACTCTTGATCTTGATATACAAAAGGCTGCTGAATTCGCCTTGAGACAACGTACAGGAGCTGTCGTTGCTATTGAACCATATACAGGACAAATTCTAGCAATGGCTAGTAGCCCTACTTTTGATCCTAACTTTTTTTCAACTCCGCTTGCCCCCAAAACTTGGAAGCAGTTACAACAGAAAGATGCATTTCTTCTTAATCGAGTTTTGCAAGGCTTTCCCCCTGCTTCCACTTTCAAAATAGTTACATCTACTGCAGCTATGGAATCAGGTAAGTATCCTCCGGATACTATATTATCAACTTCTCCTTATTTAAGTGTAGGAGGAACCCATTTTAGAGAGTGGAATAGATTAGGCTTTGGAAAAATAGGTTACATAAAAGCTTTAGCATTGAGTAGTAATACTTTTCATGGGCAAATTGGTCTAAAGATAGGAGAAGATGATCTAGTTAGATATGCACGTCTTTATGGTTTCGGTTCAAAAACGGGAATCGAATTAGAAGAAGAAAAAATTGGACTAATTGCAGATAATATATGGAAGAAAAAGAAACATAAGGGAAATTGGACTGACGGAGATACAGTTAATATGTCTCTTGGCCAGGGATTCACCAAAGCTACTCCCTTACAAGTGGCTATCATGTTTTCCGTTATAGCTAATGGTGGGTACAGAATAAAGCCTCAGCTATTAAAAAAAGTTTATGAGAAAGAATATCTAAAAAGTTATATAGGTTTTAAGTCTAGTACAATTAGAACTCTGAGAGAAGGCTTAAGAGCAGTAGTCTTATCAGGAACTGGAAAGATTTTAAATGTTCCAAGCTTACCTCCTGTGGCTGGAAAAAGCGGTACAGCTGAAGCTCCTCCTAGAAAATCTCATGCTTGGTTTGGAGGTTTTGCTCCTTACAATAGTCCAGAAATTGTTGTTGTAGCTTTTGTTGAACATTCTGGTGGCGGAGGTGGAACTATCGCAGCACCAATAGTCCGTCAAGTTATGGAAGC
- the petA gene encoding cytochrome f, producing the protein MRISDFSAIWSTGKQTLLKSFLLGMTTIVLLICNCFVFTQTATAYPFWAQETAPETPREATGRIVCANCHLGEKPAEVEIPHSVLPDTVFKAVVKIPYDLDSQQILADGSKGGLNVGAVLMLPEGFKIAPPERISEELKEEMGSVFFQSYREDQENVVLVGPLPGEQYQEIIFPVLSPSPDIDKDIHYGKYQVHLGANRGRGQVYPTGELSNNNVFKASQAGNITQIIDQEGGGYNVTITTSDGNVEETIPAGPQLIVSEGNEVKAGQPLTNNPNVGGFGQKDTEVVLQNPNRIKGLMLFLGGIMLVQILLVIKKKQVERVQAADMNF; encoded by the coding sequence ATGAGAATATCCGATTTTTCGGCAATTTGGTCTACAGGTAAGCAAACTTTACTAAAGTCATTTCTATTAGGAATGACGACAATTGTCTTGCTGATTTGTAATTGTTTTGTTTTTACTCAAACTGCAACTGCTTATCCCTTTTGGGCCCAAGAAACTGCTCCAGAAACTCCCAGAGAAGCCACAGGACGAATTGTCTGTGCTAATTGCCATCTAGGAGAGAAACCCGCTGAAGTAGAAATTCCACATTCCGTTTTGCCTGATACAGTTTTTAAAGCTGTCGTTAAAATCCCTTATGATCTAGATTCACAACAGATACTTGCGGATGGTTCTAAAGGAGGGCTAAATGTAGGAGCTGTTTTAATGTTACCAGAAGGCTTTAAAATTGCTCCTCCTGAACGAATCTCTGAAGAACTTAAAGAAGAAATGGGTAGTGTTTTCTTTCAATCCTATCGTGAAGATCAAGAGAATGTCGTCCTTGTAGGTCCTCTTCCTGGGGAACAATATCAGGAAATTATTTTTCCAGTATTATCTCCTAGTCCTGATATTGATAAAGATATCCATTACGGTAAATACCAAGTTCATCTAGGTGCTAATCGTGGTCGTGGACAAGTATATCCAACAGGAGAGCTAAGTAATAATAATGTTTTCAAAGCTTCACAAGCAGGAAACATAACTCAAATTATCGATCAAGAAGGTGGTGGATATAATGTAACTATTACTACTTCTGATGGCAATGTTGAGGAAACTATACCCGCAGGACCTCAATTAATTGTTTCCGAGGGCAATGAAGTTAAAGCTGGACAGCCTTTAACTAATAATCCAAATGTAGGCGGCTTTGGACAAAAAGATACGGAAGTTGTTTTACAAAATCCAAATCGTATTAAAGGTTTAATGCTCTTTCTGGGTGGCATAATGCTAGTGCAGATTCTCTTAGTTATTAAGAAGAAGCAAGTAGAACGAGTTCAAGCAGCTGATATGAACTTTTAA
- a CDS encoding phasin family protein — MNGDKVNTENNDWIRQLVLMGIGTTSMAAEKLKEASEEWVKEGKINPDQAQGFVDELLGQIKVGQNSFEINIEREIRNILRDLGVPRQSEIDELRGRIDRLEHQVRDLENKSWN; from the coding sequence ATGAATGGAGACAAAGTTAACACAGAGAATAATGACTGGATTAGACAATTAGTACTTATGGGTATCGGTACAACTTCAATGGCTGCTGAAAAATTAAAGGAAGCTAGTGAAGAATGGGTAAAAGAGGGCAAAATTAATCCTGATCAAGCTCAAGGTTTTGTTGATGAACTACTAGGCCAAATTAAAGTCGGACAAAATAGTTTTGAAATAAATATAGAGCGCGAAATTCGTAATATTCTACGAGATTTAGGTGTTCCAAGACAATCAGAAATAGACGAATTAAGAGGAAGGATTGATCGTTTAGAGCATCAAGTCAGAGATCTCGAGAATAAGTCCTGGAACTAA
- the accC gene encoding acetyl-CoA carboxylase biotin carboxylase subunit, which produces MQFSKILIANRGEIALRILHSCEELGINTVAVHSTIDRQSLHVQLADESVCIGPPSSSKSYLNIPNIISAALTHNATAIHPGYGFLSENARFAEICADHKIVFIGPSPEVIYAMGDKSTAKKTMQKAGVPTIPGSWGLLESQENALSIARDIGYPVIIKATAGGGGRGMRLVREESEFSKLFQAAQGEAEAFFGNPSVYLEKFIEHPRHIEFQILADSYGNVIHLGERDCSIQRRHQKLLEEAPSHFLTPQLRKKMGDAAIKAAKSINYVGAGTIEFLVDSKNNFYFMEMNTRIQVEHPVTEMITGLDLIKKQISIAQGERLKLKQSDIILKGHSIECRINAEDPNFNFRPHPGKISGYLPPGGPGVRMDSHIYTDYEIPPYYDSLIGKLIVWGPDRSTAIKRMKRALKECAITGVPTTIDFHKKVIEVPAFLEGETYTNFIEKNLTNN; this is translated from the coding sequence ATGCAATTTTCCAAAATATTAATTGCCAATCGCGGGGAAATAGCTTTACGAATTTTACATAGTTGTGAAGAACTTGGTATCAATACAGTAGCTGTTCATTCTACAATAGACCGCCAATCACTCCATGTTCAACTGGCTGATGAAAGTGTTTGTATTGGTCCACCTTCAAGTAGTAAAAGTTATCTAAATATTCCTAATATTATTTCAGCTGCTTTAACTCATAATGCGACAGCAATTCATCCTGGTTATGGATTTTTATCCGAAAATGCAAGATTTGCAGAGATCTGTGCTGATCATAAAATAGTGTTTATTGGCCCTTCTCCTGAAGTTATCTATGCTATGGGAGATAAGTCAACTGCAAAAAAAACAATGCAGAAGGCCGGAGTCCCAACTATTCCTGGTAGTTGGGGACTATTGGAAAGTCAAGAGAATGCCTTAAGTATTGCCCGTGATATTGGTTATCCTGTAATTATCAAAGCTACAGCAGGTGGTGGTGGACGTGGAATGCGTCTGGTGAGAGAAGAAAGTGAATTTTCTAAATTATTTCAAGCAGCACAAGGAGAAGCGGAAGCTTTTTTTGGAAATCCTAGTGTCTATCTAGAAAAATTTATTGAACACCCACGTCATATTGAGTTCCAAATCTTAGCAGATAGTTATGGAAATGTAATCCATTTAGGAGAAAGAGATTGCTCTATTCAACGCCGACATCAAAAACTCTTGGAAGAGGCACCTAGCCATTTTTTAACCCCTCAACTTAGGAAGAAAATGGGAGATGCGGCTATCAAAGCTGCCAAATCTATTAATTATGTTGGAGCTGGTACTATCGAATTTTTAGTAGATAGTAAGAATAATTTTTACTTTATGGAAATGAATACTCGTATTCAAGTCGAGCACCCAGTAACAGAAATGATTACAGGATTAGACTTAATTAAAAAACAAATTTCTATTGCTCAAGGAGAAAGGTTAAAGTTAAAGCAAAGCGATATTATATTAAAAGGTCACTCAATAGAATGTCGTATTAATGCTGAGGATCCAAATTTCAATTTCCGTCCTCATCCTGGTAAGATAAGTGGATATCTTCCACCTGGAGGTCCGGGAGTCAGAATGGATTCTCATATTTATACCGATTACGAAATTCCTCCATATTATGATTCTTTGATTGGAAAATTAATTGTTTGGGGACCAGACCGTTCAACTGCTATTAAAAGAATGAAAAGAGCATTAAAAGAATGTGCTATTACTGGAGTTCCTACGACAATTGACTTTCATAAAAAAGTAATAGAAGTACCAGCATTCTTAGAAGGAGAAACATATACAAACTTTATTGAAAAAAATCTAACTAACAATTAA
- a CDS encoding sensor histidine kinase: MRVKELNREKFMDASEASLGNLSKIINDGSRVKAESHLFQSHTIDIKQARIEAQGKWVSSISALETLLLSYLEPTVVNKENCQGLILSAPTPILCHPALIKILHTGIFTLQTNTLNLWKQFKLPADINCSSQIHPNILSVMELPILPQDPLASEQFCLILTSQFSLMIVLGENPLGFPTFQFTFDPEINYKGWLRLRFGLNTLNYSQLFELDQLVQKFIPIFPRCQIIEEFSRLLLHNFTSISTIIYKKNLCNKDLNTINENNHLSKNISLNVEKANDLDLLRALSHEVRTPLTSIRTMTRLLLKYQDLEPKITQLLENIDQECSEQINRMELIFRATELKSKNYQNSSVELVKTSLETLLNRCIPRWKKQAQRRNIDLDVGLPKTLPQVVSDPRMLDKVLTSLIEKCTRSLSGQGLIRIQVSTAGHQLKLQFQTESYGQHNPLEALGQVLMLQPETGSVSLNLDVTKNLFHRLGGKLIVRQRSRREETFTIFFPLT; the protein is encoded by the coding sequence ATGAGAGTCAAAGAATTAAATCGAGAGAAATTTATGGATGCTTCTGAGGCTTCATTGGGTAACCTTAGCAAGATTATAAATGATGGTAGTAGAGTAAAAGCCGAATCTCATTTATTTCAATCACATACTATTGATATCAAGCAAGCACGTATAGAAGCACAAGGAAAATGGGTAAGTTCAATCTCTGCTCTAGAAACATTACTTCTATCTTATTTAGAACCAACTGTAGTCAATAAAGAAAATTGCCAAGGACTTATATTATCAGCTCCAACTCCAATTTTATGTCATCCTGCTCTCATAAAAATATTACATACTGGTATTTTTACTTTACAAACTAATACACTTAATCTCTGGAAGCAATTTAAACTTCCTGCAGACATCAACTGTTCTAGTCAAATTCATCCTAATATTTTAAGTGTAATGGAGTTACCAATACTCCCACAGGATCCTCTCGCATCTGAACAATTTTGTTTAATTTTAACTTCTCAGTTTTCTTTAATGATAGTTTTAGGGGAAAATCCTCTAGGTTTTCCTACATTTCAATTTACATTTGATCCAGAAATTAACTATAAAGGATGGCTAAGATTACGCTTTGGCCTCAATACATTGAATTATTCTCAATTATTTGAGTTAGACCAGTTAGTTCAAAAGTTTATACCTATTTTTCCCCGTTGCCAAATTATTGAAGAATTTAGTCGTCTACTGCTCCATAATTTTACTTCTATATCGACAATAATCTATAAGAAAAATCTATGTAATAAAGATTTAAATACAATAAATGAAAATAATCATTTATCCAAAAATATTTCTCTTAATGTTGAAAAGGCAAATGATCTAGATTTACTTCGAGCACTAAGTCATGAAGTTCGTACACCTCTAACAAGTATTCGAACAATGACTAGGTTATTGCTTAAATACCAAGATTTAGAACCAAAAATCACTCAATTACTAGAAAACATAGATCAAGAATGTAGTGAACAGATTAACCGAATGGAATTGATTTTCCGGGCCACTGAATTAAAAAGTAAAAACTATCAAAACTCATCTGTTGAATTAGTTAAAACTTCTTTAGAAACCCTGTTAAATAGATGTATACCTCGCTGGAAGAAACAAGCACAACGTCGAAATATTGATCTTGATGTAGGGCTACCTAAAACATTACCCCAAGTAGTTAGTGATCCCCGAATGCTAGATAAAGTCTTAACATCTTTAATCGAAAAATGTACTCGGAGTCTTTCTGGGCAAGGTTTAATTCGAATTCAAGTTAGTACTGCAGGACATCAATTAAAATTACAATTTCAGACAGAATCTTATGGACAGCACAATCCTCTTGAAGCTCTAGGACAAGTATTAATGTTACAACCTGAAACAGGTAGTGTTAGTTTAAACTTGGATGTAACAAAAAATCTCTTTCATCGATTAGGTGGCAAATTAATTGTTCGCCAACGTTCAAGAAGAGAAGAAACTTTTACCATTTTCTTTCCTCTAACATAG
- a CDS encoding SLC13 family permease, which yields MSIPPIVLTLIILFSALISFIFEFFPADTTAIGITVILIVCGLVTPEEGTSGFSNSATITVMAMFILSGGITRTGGLQVVRDILFQIGGKNLNKQIALMGIMVGSISAFINNTAVVAVFLPIVEAFGKKQKISLSKLLIPLSYTAILGGVITTIGTSTNILASGLSKQLGYGEFGIFLITPIGIPVFIIGLIYLTFFSSRILPDCKSINNDGFNVDYGMKDYVSEIIITPRSNLVGQSLRQSKIQRKFDIDVLEIIHNNIHFPQPLADRVLSLGDILLVRGSKEDLLQIRDEKGVDILANIKFDKRQFKDEINYREDKIAEVLILSNSRLIGSTLKDLRFRQRYNATVIAIRRGEELLRTRLGKVRLKFGDLLLVQGPKESFIGLQTTRELLVLEERDIETLRQNKAYIAIVIIFGVVTIAALEILPILVSSLVGVMLMIFTGCLKPGEIYGTVRWDIIFLLAGLIPLGIAMEKSGTNYWIAQHIISMGNYIPGYLVLVLFYFVTALFTEILSNNTSVLLMLPVAVEVAEGFGFNPVSFMLVVMFAASNSFITPIGYQTNTMVYVPGGYRFLDFTRVGLPLTFMFTFLVPFLVKCIYGI from the coding sequence ATGTCTATTCCACCCATTGTTTTAACATTAATAATTCTATTTTCAGCTCTAATTAGTTTTATTTTTGAATTTTTCCCTGCAGATACTACAGCTATTGGAATTACAGTTATATTAATTGTATGTGGACTAGTAACTCCTGAAGAAGGTACATCTGGTTTTAGTAATTCTGCGACTATTACTGTAATGGCTATGTTTATTTTAAGTGGTGGAATCACTAGGACTGGAGGATTACAAGTTGTTAGAGATATTCTATTTCAGATTGGAGGAAAAAACTTAAATAAACAGATTGCTCTTATGGGTATTATGGTAGGCTCTATTAGTGCTTTTATTAATAATACTGCAGTCGTTGCTGTTTTCCTACCAATAGTAGAAGCTTTTGGTAAAAAGCAGAAAATTTCTTTATCAAAATTACTTATTCCACTGTCTTATACAGCCATTTTAGGAGGAGTTATTACTACGATTGGAACTTCTACTAATATATTAGCAAGTGGGTTATCGAAGCAGTTAGGTTATGGGGAGTTTGGCATATTTTTAATTACCCCTATCGGAATTCCTGTATTTATTATTGGATTAATATATTTAACTTTTTTTAGTTCTCGAATATTACCAGATTGTAAATCAATCAATAATGATGGGTTTAATGTTGATTATGGAATGAAAGATTATGTTAGTGAAATTATTATTACTCCACGCTCTAACTTAGTCGGACAAAGCTTACGCCAAAGTAAAATTCAGAGAAAGTTTGATATTGATGTATTAGAAATAATTCATAATAATATTCATTTTCCACAACCTTTAGCTGATAGAGTTTTATCATTAGGAGATATATTATTAGTCCGTGGAAGCAAAGAAGATTTATTACAGATTAGAGACGAAAAAGGAGTTGATATTTTAGCTAATATTAAATTTGATAAGAGGCAATTTAAAGACGAAATTAATTATAGAGAAGATAAAATAGCTGAAGTTCTCATACTGTCTAATTCACGATTGATAGGCTCCACACTGAAAGATTTACGTTTTCGCCAAAGATATAATGCTACTGTCATTGCTATTCGTAGAGGAGAAGAGTTATTACGAACCAGATTAGGAAAAGTACGTCTAAAATTTGGAGATTTATTACTAGTTCAGGGCCCAAAAGAAAGTTTTATTGGATTACAGACAACACGAGAACTATTAGTCCTTGAGGAAAGAGATATTGAAACCTTACGACAAAACAAAGCTTATATAGCCATTGTCATCATTTTTGGCGTTGTTACTATTGCTGCATTAGAGATATTACCAATTCTAGTTAGTAGCTTAGTAGGTGTCATGCTAATGATTTTTACTGGATGTCTTAAGCCTGGAGAAATCTATGGCACAGTTCGTTGGGATATTATTTTTTTGTTGGCAGGACTAATTCCTTTAGGGATTGCCATGGAAAAATCTGGTACTAATTATTGGATAGCTCAACACATCATTAGCATGGGAAATTATATTCCTGGTTATTTAGTCTTAGTTCTTTTTTATTTTGTTACTGCTCTATTTACTGAAATACTTTCAAACAATACATCTGTTTTATTAATGTTACCAGTTGCTGTAGAGGTAGCAGAAGGCTTTGGATTTAATCCCGTCTCTTTCATGCTAGTAGTAATGTTTGCAGCTTCTAATAGTTTTATTACTCCTATAGGATACCAAACAAATACTATGGTTTATGTGCCTGGAGGATATCGTTTTTTAGACTTTACTCGTGTCGGATTACCTTTAACTTTTATGTTTACTTTTTTAGTACCATTTCTTGTTAAGTGTATATACGGAATATAG
- the petC gene encoding cytochrome b6-f complex iron-sulfur subunit, which yields MTQVSGSSDVPDMGRRQFMNLLTFGTITGVAAGALYPVVKYFIPPSSGGTGSGIVAKDALGNDIVATEFLSSHKTGDHILSQGLKGDPTYLVIDGDNTITSYGINAVCTHLGCVVPWNAGEDKFICPCHGSQYNAQGKVVRGPAPLSLALAHVNVNEDDKVMFTEWTETDFRTDKSPWWA from the coding sequence ATGACACAAGTATCTGGTTCATCAGACGTCCCCGATATGGGACGTCGCCAATTTATGAACTTACTCACTTTTGGAACAATTACAGGAGTAGCTGCCGGCGCACTATATCCTGTAGTTAAATATTTTATTCCTCCTTCTAGTGGAGGAACTGGTAGTGGTATTGTCGCTAAAGATGCTTTAGGGAACGATATCGTCGCTACTGAGTTTCTTTCTAGCCATAAAACAGGTGACCATATTTTAAGCCAAGGTTTAAAAGGTGATCCTACATATCTTGTTATTGACGGAGATAACACGATTACGAGCTATGGTATTAATGCTGTTTGTACCCATTTAGGTTGTGTTGTTCCTTGGAATGCTGGCGAAGATAAATTCATTTGTCCTTGTCATGGTTCTCAGTACAATGCCCAAGGCAAGGTAGTTCGTGGTCCTGCTCCCCTTTCTTTAGCATTGGCTCATGTTAATGTTAACGAAGATGATAAAGTTATGTTCACTGAATGGACAGAAACCGATTTCCGTACTGACAAGTCTCCATGGTGGGCTTAA
- the ggpS gene encoding glucosylglycerol-phosphate synthase encodes MKSSLVILYHREPHDEVIENGTIRYVPQKSPNGIIPTLKSFFANNFQGTWIAWKQVTEKQKNNFSEKVSVEDDGNYHVFRIPLSPEQVKSFYYITSKEAFWPILHSFPYHFTSESSNWNNFVEINCLFAEAACRYAEDNALVWVHDYNLWLAPYFIRQKKPNIRIAFFHHTPFPPVDIFNILPWREAIIDSLLSCDLVGFHIPRYSENFINATKSLRSIDILEQQQVPKHLTAIGTALAQPDFTTKIKHNNQIIKIDAFPVGTNPKDVLQVLHSEYAIERFRKIKKSFHGCKTIIAAGRVDYVKGNAQKLEAFNRLLKRRPELHGKINFILTCVQAATEIRIYKEAQYQVEQLVGAINGRYSSLDWTPVSLFTKPVSLLDLFCYYKAADICWTTPLRDGLNLVAKEYIIAHEGRNGVLILSEFVGAAIELPQAILVNPYSTKLMDEAIDKALDMSEEEQEEKMTEMYKTVSTYDIKYWANRVSRHFSNNLKS; translated from the coding sequence ATGAAATCTTCACTTGTTATTCTATACCATCGCGAGCCTCATGATGAAGTAATTGAAAATGGTACTATACGTTATGTCCCGCAGAAAAGTCCTAATGGAATTATTCCAACTTTGAAAAGTTTTTTTGCTAATAATTTTCAAGGAACTTGGATAGCTTGGAAACAAGTTACAGAGAAACAGAAAAATAATTTTAGTGAAAAGGTAAGTGTAGAAGATGATGGAAACTACCATGTCTTTCGTATACCTTTAAGTCCTGAACAAGTAAAAAGCTTCTATTACATAACTTCAAAAGAAGCTTTTTGGCCTATTCTCCATTCTTTTCCCTATCACTTCACCAGTGAATCTTCAAATTGGAATAATTTTGTAGAGATTAATTGTCTTTTTGCTGAAGCTGCTTGTAGATATGCAGAAGATAATGCATTAGTTTGGGTACATGACTATAATTTATGGTTGGCTCCCTACTTTATAAGACAAAAGAAACCAAATATTCGTATTGCTTTTTTTCACCATACACCTTTTCCTCCTGTTGATATTTTCAATATTCTTCCATGGAGAGAAGCAATTATAGATAGTTTACTTAGTTGTGACTTAGTAGGTTTTCATATTCCTCGCTATTCTGAAAACTTTATCAACGCGACTAAAAGTTTACGCTCCATTGATATTCTAGAACAACAGCAAGTTCCAAAACATTTGACTGCTATAGGAACTGCTCTAGCGCAACCAGATTTTACTACTAAAATAAAACATAATAACCAAATTATTAAAATTGATGCATTTCCTGTAGGTACTAATCCAAAAGATGTCTTACAAGTTTTACATTCCGAATATGCAATAGAAAGATTTAGGAAAATCAAGAAAAGTTTTCATGGCTGCAAAACAATCATTGCAGCTGGAAGAGTTGATTATGTTAAAGGAAATGCACAAAAACTAGAAGCTTTTAATCGCTTATTAAAACGTCGTCCTGAGTTACATGGAAAAATCAATTTTATACTTACTTGTGTACAAGCAGCTACTGAAATAAGAATATATAAAGAAGCACAATATCAAGTCGAACAACTGGTAGGTGCAATTAATGGTCGCTATTCTAGCCTGGATTGGACACCAGTTTCATTATTTACTAAACCTGTTTCCCTACTAGATTTATTCTGTTATTACAAAGCTGCTGATATTTGCTGGACAACACCTTTAAGAGATGGATTAAATCTTGTTGCTAAAGAGTACATTATTGCTCATGAGGGAAGAAATGGTGTGCTAATTTTATCAGAATTTGTTGGAGCAGCTATTGAATTACCTCAAGCAATTTTAGTGAACCCTTACTCAACTAAATTAATGGATGAAGCTATCGATAAAGCTTTAGATATGTCTGAAGAAGAACAAGAAGAAAAAATGACTGAAATGTATAAAACTGTCAGCACTTATGATATTAAATATTGGGCAAACCGTGTTTCACGTCATTTTAGTAACAACCTCAAATCATAA
- a CDS encoding NAD(P)H dehydrogenase subunit NdhS codes for MLILPGTTVKIINPDDIYYCFEGLVQRVSDGKAAVLFEGGNWSKLVTFPLSEIEAITPKTKVKEKK; via the coding sequence ATGTTAATTCTACCAGGGACAACTGTCAAAATTATTAATCCTGACGATATTTATTATTGTTTTGAAGGCTTGGTGCAAAGAGTCAGCGATGGAAAAGCTGCTGTTTTATTTGAAGGGGGAAACTGGAGTAAATTAGTTACTTTCCCTTTGTCCGAGATTGAGGCAATTACTCCTAAGACCAAAGTTAAGGAAAAAAAGTAG